In Porphyrobacter sp. LM 6, one DNA window encodes the following:
- the hemB gene encoding porphobilinogen synthase: MTGHYPNTRLRRTRAHAWSRALHRETMLTPADLIWPLFVTSGSGVEEPIATLPGVSRWSVDGIVARAKEAVALGIPVVALFPNTQRELRSDDGAEALNPDNLMCQAIRAIKDACGNDIGVLTDVALDPYTSHGQDGLVNDAGYVVNDETVAVLVDQAVNQANAGADIIAPSDMMDGRIHAIRRALEMNAHPNVQIMSYAAKYASAFYGPFRDAVGSGGLLKGDKKTYQMDPANTDEALREVALDIAEGADSVMVKPGLAYLDIVARVKAEFDVPVFAYQVSGEYAMIEAAAAAGAGDRNALVLETLLAFKRAGASGILTYHAAHAARLLNG, encoded by the coding sequence ATGACCGGACACTATCCCAACACCCGCCTGCGCCGCACCCGCGCCCATGCATGGAGCCGCGCGCTGCACCGCGAGACCATGCTCACCCCGGCCGATCTGATCTGGCCGCTGTTCGTCACCTCCGGGAGCGGGGTTGAGGAGCCGATCGCGACCCTGCCCGGCGTATCGCGCTGGTCGGTCGACGGGATCGTCGCGCGGGCCAAGGAAGCTGTCGCGCTCGGCATTCCGGTCGTGGCGCTGTTCCCTAACACCCAGCGCGAACTGCGTTCGGACGACGGGGCCGAGGCGCTCAATCCCGATAACCTGATGTGCCAGGCAATCCGCGCGATCAAGGACGCGTGCGGCAATGATATCGGCGTGCTGACCGATGTCGCGCTCGATCCCTATACCAGCCACGGGCAGGACGGGCTGGTCAACGATGCGGGCTATGTCGTCAATGACGAGACGGTCGCCGTGCTGGTCGATCAGGCGGTCAATCAGGCGAACGCGGGCGCGGACATCATCGCGCCTTCGGACATGATGGATGGCCGCATCCACGCGATCCGCCGCGCGCTCGAGATGAACGCGCACCCCAATGTCCAGATCATGTCCTACGCCGCCAAGTATGCCAGCGCCTTCTACGGCCCGTTCCGCGATGCGGTGGGTTCTGGCGGGCTGCTCAAGGGCGACAAGAAGACCTACCAGATGGACCCGGCCAACACCGACGAGGCGCTGCGCGAAGTCGCGCTGGATATCGCCGAGGGTGCGGATTCGGTGATGGTGAAGCCCGGCCTCGCCTATCTCGATATCGTCGCGCGGGTGAAGGCCGAGTTCGATGTGCCGGTGTTCGCCTATCAGGTGAGCGGCGAATACGCGATGATCGAGGCCGCTGCCGCTGCCGGTGCGGGGGACCGCAATGCGCTGGTGCTCGAAACCCTGCTCGCCTTCAAGCGGGCCGGGGCGAGCGGCATCCTCACCTATCATGCCGCCCACGCTGCCCGCCTGCTGAACGGCTGA
- a CDS encoding GNAT family N-acetyltransferase produces MTAIILQTERLTLRMIEERDLDPHMTLLNTPAVMQHLGGVQPREVIAAKHAAARASFAAEGYGFMIMEERATGEVVGHCGLRRVAHPLAPNPTDHEIGWLVREDRWRMGFAFEAMRAVRDWGFAEHGAPHIVALTCQPNIGSWRLMEKLGMERRADLDFTDPADPEPIIQYAITCAQWEALQ; encoded by the coding sequence ATGACCGCCATTATCCTGCAAACCGAGCGGCTCACGCTGCGGATGATCGAGGAACGCGATCTCGATCCGCACATGACCCTGCTCAACACGCCGGCGGTGATGCAGCATCTGGGCGGGGTGCAGCCGCGCGAAGTTATCGCGGCCAAGCACGCCGCCGCCCGCGCGAGCTTCGCTGCCGAAGGCTACGGCTTCATGATCATGGAGGAACGCGCCACGGGCGAGGTCGTGGGCCATTGCGGTTTGCGCCGCGTCGCCCACCCGCTCGCGCCCAACCCTACCGATCACGAAATCGGCTGGCTGGTGCGCGAGGATCGCTGGCGCATGGGCTTCGCCTTCGAAGCCATGCGCGCGGTGCGGGACTGGGGCTTTGCCGAGCATGGCGCGCCGCACATCGTCGCCTTGACCTGCCAGCCCAACATCGGCAGCTGGCGGTTGATGGAAAAGCTCGGGATGGAGCGGCGGGCTGACCTCGATTTCACCGACCCCGCCGATCCTGAACCGATCATCCAATACGCGATCACCTGCGCCCAATGGGAGGCTTTGCAATGA
- a CDS encoding GNAT family N-acetyltransferase encodes MADFRHETARLIMRDWREEDWPEFWRLTNTPAVMRWLGGVADAATRTAAQTRVEGYRRDHGHTFWVVERKDDGALLGFCGLKRSNQAGGPIGMMEVGWRLREDAWGKGYASEAAVASLDLAFDRFGADEVIALTVQGNTGSWGLMLRLGMERREDLDFDNADFDPELPRIIVHAISRESWQAARGMTS; translated from the coding sequence GTGGCGGATTTCCGGCACGAAACCGCCCGCCTGATCATGCGCGACTGGCGCGAGGAGGATTGGCCCGAATTCTGGCGCCTCACCAACACCCCCGCGGTGATGCGCTGGCTCGGCGGCGTGGCGGACGCGGCCACCCGCACGGCGGCGCAGACGCGGGTCGAAGGATACCGCCGCGATCACGGCCACACCTTCTGGGTGGTCGAACGCAAGGATGATGGCGCGCTGCTCGGCTTCTGCGGACTGAAACGCTCCAATCAGGCGGGCGGCCCGATCGGCATGATGGAGGTCGGCTGGCGGCTGCGCGAGGATGCATGGGGCAAGGGCTATGCCAGTGAAGCCGCCGTCGCCTCGCTCGATCTGGCCTTCGACCGCTTCGGCGCGGACGAGGTGATCGCGCTGACAGTGCAAGGCAACACCGGAAGCTGGGGCCTGATGCTCCGCCTCGGGATGGAGCGGCGTGAGGATCTCGATTTCGACAATGCCGATTTCGATCCGGAACTCCCACGCATCATCGTCCACGCGATCAGCCGCGAGTCGTGGCAGGCGGCGCGCGGCATGACGTCATGA
- a CDS encoding ligase-associated DNA damage response exonuclease produces the protein MTVPFSWIRPEPQGIYIAPADVWVDPSRAVPRALVTHGHADHARGGHGQTIATPATLAIMKLRYATSDGAAPAEYGETLSLGGGVKATFLSAGHVLGSAQILLEHAGERVIITGDYKRAPDPTCEAFAVTPCDIFITEATFGLPVFTHPPITGEMAKLLNAREQNPDSCILVGAYALGKAQRVIAELRAAGHHDVIWLHGAMEAMCRLYEEHGVALGDLRLVSDAPSKEALRGAIIIAPPAALNDRWSRRLPDPVTAMASGWMRVRARARQRGVELPLIISDHADWNELTQTIAQVNPHETWITHGREEALLRWCALNQRRARALALVGYEDEDD, from the coding sequence ATGACCGTCCCGTTCTCCTGGATCCGGCCCGAGCCGCAGGGAATCTACATCGCCCCGGCCGATGTCTGGGTCGATCCCTCGCGCGCCGTGCCGAGGGCGCTGGTCACGCATGGCCATGCCGATCACGCGCGCGGCGGACACGGGCAAACCATCGCCACTCCGGCGACGCTGGCGATCATGAAGTTGCGCTACGCAACTTCCGATGGCGCGGCTCCGGCGGAATATGGCGAAACGCTCAGCCTCGGCGGCGGGGTCAAGGCGACCTTCTTGTCTGCGGGCCACGTGCTCGGCAGCGCGCAAATCCTGCTCGAACACGCGGGCGAGCGGGTGATCATCACCGGCGATTACAAGCGCGCGCCCGATCCGACCTGCGAAGCCTTTGCGGTCACCCCCTGCGATATCTTCATCACCGAGGCGACCTTCGGCCTCCCGGTCTTCACCCATCCGCCGATTACCGGGGAAATGGCCAAGCTGCTGAATGCGCGGGAGCAAAACCCCGATTCCTGCATCCTCGTCGGCGCTTATGCGCTGGGCAAGGCGCAGCGGGTGATCGCCGAACTGCGGGCGGCAGGCCACCATGACGTCATCTGGCTGCATGGCGCGATGGAGGCGATGTGTCGCCTCTACGAGGAACACGGCGTGGCGCTGGGCGATCTGCGGCTTGTGAGTGATGCGCCTTCGAAAGAGGCGCTGCGCGGGGCCATCATCATCGCGCCTCCCGCCGCACTCAATGATCGCTGGAGCCGCCGCCTGCCCGATCCCGTCACCGCGATGGCATCAGGCTGGATGCGGGTGCGCGCCCGCGCGCGGCAGCGCGGGGTTGAGCTGCCGCTGATCATCTCCGACCATGCCGACTGGAACGAGCTGACGCAGACCATCGCGCAAGTGAACCCGCACGAAACCTGGATCACCCATGGCCGCGAGGAGGCACTGCTGCGCTGGTGCGCGCTGAACCAGCGCCGCGCCCGTGCGCTGGCGCTGGTCGGTTACGAGGACGAGGATGACTGA
- a CDS encoding gamma carbonic anhydrase family protein, protein MTVRPGVNIIPIHGKTPKIHETAFIAPGCTIIGDVEIGAGSSIWYNCVLRADVFSIRIGERTNVQDGSVLHCDPPRPGDPDGCPLVIGDDVLIGHMAMVHGCTIHDRGFVGLGAIVMNKAVIGSDAMLGAGAMLTERKVMGERELWAGRPAVKLRDLPEPAIAGMRVGVAHYAENAKHHAEAVKAALG, encoded by the coding sequence ATGACCGTGCGCCCCGGCGTCAACATCATCCCGATCCACGGCAAGACCCCGAAGATCCACGAAACCGCCTTCATCGCGCCCGGCTGCACGATCATCGGCGATGTCGAAATCGGGGCGGGCTCGTCGATCTGGTACAATTGCGTGCTGCGCGCCGACGTGTTCTCGATCCGCATCGGGGAACGCACCAATGTGCAGGACGGAAGCGTGCTCCACTGCGATCCGCCGCGCCCCGGCGATCCCGACGGCTGCCCGCTGGTGATCGGCGATGATGTGCTGATCGGCCATATGGCGATGGTGCACGGCTGCACGATCCATGATCGCGGCTTTGTCGGCCTCGGCGCGATTGTGATGAACAAGGCGGTGATCGGCTCGGACGCGATGCTCGGAGCAGGCGCGATGCTGACCGAACGCAAGGTGATGGGCGAGCGCGAGCTGTGGGCGGGCCGCCCGGCGGTGAAGCTGCGCGATCTGCCCGAGCCCGCGATTGCCGGAATGCGCGTCGGCGTGGCGCACTACGCCGAAAACGCGAAGCACCACGCCGAGGCTGTAAAGGCAGCGTTGGGTTAG
- a CDS encoding cisplatin damage response ATP-dependent DNA ligase, with product MEEFAALLDALVYTTSRNRKLALIAAYLRAAPDPDRGWALAALTDGLDFPAVKSATIRNLMMERVDPVLWTLSRDFVGDTAETASLLWPAPENAAPAPDVSLAEVVERLAALTRATAPKELPALFDRMDAKGRYALIKLATGGMRVGVSARLAKTAFAQAFDVAVEAVEEYWHALSAPYAELFAWAADGAPPPDLAGVPRFRPFMLAHPLEEAQVDLADYAAEWKWDGIRVQLVRAGEATRVYSRSGDDISASFPELLDVLPFDAVLDGELLVRGSAQGGEAGGAASFNALQQRLGRKTVSKAMLRDYPAFVRLYDVLLAEGQDWREHPWKLRRATLEGLMARLPESHFDLSALVDADDFAHLARIRDTARDEAIEGLMLKHRESPYVAGRKAALWYKWKRDPLLIDCVVMYAQRGSGKRSSFYSDYTFGCWDGDPDSGAELLPVGKAYFGFTDAELKQLDKFVRQNTLNSFGPVREVARSLVFEVAFDSVHSSKRHKSGLAVRFPRIHRIRWDKPAHEADRLESLRALIKD from the coding sequence ATGGAGGAATTCGCCGCCCTGCTCGATGCGCTGGTCTACACCACCAGCCGCAACCGCAAGCTGGCGCTGATCGCCGCCTATCTGCGCGCCGCGCCCGATCCCGATCGCGGATGGGCGCTGGCCGCGCTGACCGACGGGCTTGATTTCCCTGCGGTGAAATCCGCGACCATCCGCAATCTGATGATGGAGCGGGTCGATCCGGTGCTGTGGACGCTGAGCCGCGATTTCGTGGGCGACACGGCCGAGACGGCGAGCCTGCTGTGGCCTGCGCCTGAGAATGCCGCGCCCGCGCCCGATGTGTCGCTGGCCGAAGTGGTGGAGCGGCTGGCGGCGCTCACCCGCGCCACGGCACCCAAAGAACTGCCCGCGCTGTTCGACCGGATGGATGCCAAGGGCCGCTATGCGTTGATCAAGCTCGCCACCGGCGGAATGCGCGTTGGCGTGTCCGCGCGCCTCGCCAAGACCGCCTTCGCGCAAGCCTTCGACGTGGCGGTCGAGGCGGTGGAGGAATACTGGCACGCGCTCAGCGCCCCCTATGCCGAGCTGTTCGCTTGGGCGGCGGACGGCGCACCCCCGCCCGATCTTGCCGGCGTCCCGCGCTTCCGCCCATTCATGCTCGCCCACCCGCTTGAGGAGGCGCAAGTCGATCTCGCCGACTACGCCGCCGAGTGGAAATGGGACGGCATCCGCGTGCAGCTGGTCCGTGCCGGAGAGGCAACGCGGGTCTATTCGCGCTCGGGCGACGATATCTCGGCGAGTTTCCCCGAACTGCTCGATGTCCTGCCTTTCGACGCGGTGCTTGATGGCGAGTTGCTGGTGCGCGGCTCGGCGCAGGGCGGTGAGGCCGGGGGCGCGGCGAGTTTCAACGCGCTCCAGCAGCGGCTCGGGCGCAAGACCGTCTCCAAAGCGATGCTGCGCGATTATCCCGCTTTCGTGCGGCTCTATGACGTGCTGCTCGCCGAGGGGCAGGACTGGCGCGAGCATCCGTGGAAGTTGCGCCGCGCGACTCTGGAAGGGCTGATGGCGCGGCTTCCGGAGAGCCATTTCGATCTCTCGGCGCTGGTCGATGCGGATGACTTCGCCCACCTCGCCCGCATCCGCGACACCGCGCGCGACGAGGCGATCGAAGGGCTGATGCTCAAGCACCGCGAGAGCCCCTATGTCGCCGGGCGCAAGGCGGCGCTGTGGTACAAGTGGAAGCGCGATCCGCTGCTCATCGATTGCGTGGTGATGTATGCCCAGCGCGGCAGCGGCAAGCGTTCGAGCTTCTATTCGGACTACACCTTCGGCTGCTGGGACGGCGATCCCGATAGCGGGGCGGAGCTGCTCCCCGTGGGCAAGGCCTATTTCGGCTTCACCGACGCGGAACTGAAGCAGCTCGACAAGTTCGTGCGGCAGAACACGCTGAACAGCTTTGGCCCGGTCCGCGAAGTCGCGCGCAGCCTGGTGTTCGAAGTGGCGTTCGATTCTGTCCATTCGAGCAAGCGCCACAAGTCGGGCCTCGCGGTGCGCTTCCCCCGCATCCACCGCATCCGCTGGGACAAACCCGCGCACGAAGCGGACCGGCTGGAAAGTCTGCGCGCATTGATAAAGGACTGA
- a CDS encoding DUF1993 family protein: MSYATAMLATYANILGTLDHLVTKAESHEKGEALLQSRIAEDMFPLSTQLRFLANMPGEGLARLTGLEFTSSDVDPATLAEARSRIAAAQALVAASDPAQWPASGDTVEFTLPNGMRFVMQAHEYCRDWVIPQLYFHLTAAYAILRMEGLAIGKADFIGYMMKYIRQPGA; this comes from the coding sequence ATGTCCTACGCCACCGCGATGCTTGCCACCTATGCCAATATCCTCGGCACGCTCGATCATCTCGTCACCAAGGCCGAGAGCCATGAAAAGGGCGAGGCGCTGCTGCAATCGCGGATTGCGGAGGACATGTTCCCGCTCTCCACCCAGCTGCGGTTCCTTGCCAACATGCCGGGCGAAGGGTTGGCGCGGCTCACGGGACTGGAATTCACCTCGAGCGATGTCGATCCCGCTACCCTGGCCGAAGCGCGATCGCGCATCGCGGCGGCGCAGGCACTGGTCGCGGCCAGCGATCCTGCGCAATGGCCAGCGAGCGGTGATACGGTGGAGTTCACGCTGCCCAACGGCATGCGCTTCGTGATGCAGGCCCATGAATATTGCCGCGACTGGGTGATCCCCCAGCTCTATTTCCACCTCACTGCGGCCTATGCAATCCTGCGGATGGAAGGCCTCGCAATCGGCAAGGCGGACTTCATCGGCTACATGATGAAGTATATCCGCCAGCCGGGCGCCTAA
- a CDS encoding M23 family metallopeptidase: MLEHARNLNEPAAPLAGAEGGVDDDIPALPAFHNVAPQSLDPEAARELLPYLRNAQALAPPSIAARLKQRLLARVGRSAADYEAWREKASHWFDRLDLAPDLAENVGSRRWFRGLGTMVGLGAVALAFWPDFTPLEARPAMPQDEAVTSELRSQMILPLALGADSGRRMGPTQAVIPLKSAPERPQIAMVVTLAPGDSFASMLRRAGVAAGDIDRATALVGQALPISEIASGTQMDLLLGRRPAPGQPRPLDSLAFRARFDLELELTRPGVGVTNPDGTPVAPSGPLALKRNIIRVDDTPLRVRGPVGSSLYRSMRQAGVPASAVQEYLKTLDSQIDMEREVRAGDEFDIIIAYRRAATGERQAGQLLYAGVDRGGKPRTQLMRWGSEGRFYEASGVGAQRRGLLAPVPGSISSTFGMRRHPILGYTRMHAGMDFKARYGTPIVAVSDGRVTSAGRAGGCGIAVRLDHGSGLSTRYCHMSRMAVSPGMQVRRGQVIGYVGSTGLSTGAHLHYEMYRGGRPINPASVEFVNRAELSGTQLIDFRRQLIRLKEIEVGAALKDLEALPSEVKEPLREIEKVDMVAQRKRTGTAL, from the coding sequence ATGTTGGAACACGCGCGCAATCTCAACGAACCGGCTGCGCCCCTTGCGGGCGCAGAGGGCGGCGTTGACGATGATATTCCCGCGCTGCCGGCGTTCCATAACGTCGCGCCGCAATCGCTCGATCCCGAAGCCGCGCGTGAACTTCTGCCCTATCTCCGCAATGCCCAGGCGCTTGCGCCACCCTCGATCGCGGCGCGTCTGAAGCAGCGCCTGCTGGCGCGGGTCGGACGTTCGGCTGCGGATTACGAGGCGTGGCGGGAGAAGGCCTCGCACTGGTTTGATCGCCTCGATCTCGCGCCCGATCTGGCCGAGAATGTCGGCAGCCGCCGCTGGTTCCGCGGGCTCGGCACGATGGTCGGGCTGGGCGCGGTGGCGCTGGCCTTCTGGCCCGATTTCACCCCGCTCGAAGCGCGCCCCGCCATGCCGCAGGATGAAGCGGTGACGAGCGAGCTGCGCAGCCAGATGATCCTGCCGCTCGCGCTCGGCGCGGACAGCGGCCGGCGGATGGGGCCGACGCAGGCGGTGATCCCCCTGAAGAGCGCGCCCGAACGTCCGCAGATCGCGATGGTGGTGACCCTTGCTCCTGGGGACAGCTTCGCCTCGATGCTGCGCCGCGCAGGGGTGGCCGCGGGCGATATCGACCGGGCGACCGCGCTGGTCGGACAGGCTTTGCCGATTTCCGAGATTGCTTCGGGCACGCAGATGGACCTGCTGCTCGGCCGCCGCCCGGCGCCCGGCCAGCCCCGCCCGCTCGACAGCCTCGCCTTCCGCGCGCGTTTCGATCTGGAGCTGGAACTGACCCGCCCCGGCGTCGGCGTCACCAACCCTGATGGCACTCCCGTCGCGCCGTCCGGCCCGCTGGCGCTGAAGCGCAACATCATCCGTGTCGACGATACCCCGCTGCGCGTGCGCGGCCCGGTCGGCTCGAGCCTCTACCGCTCGATGCGGCAAGCGGGCGTTCCGGCGAGCGCGGTGCAGGAATATCTCAAGACGCTGGATTCGCAGATCGACATGGAGCGCGAGGTGCGCGCCGGCGACGAATTCGACATCATCATCGCCTATCGCCGCGCCGCTACCGGCGAACGGCAGGCAGGCCAGCTGCTTTATGCCGGGGTCGATCGCGGCGGCAAACCGCGCACGCAGCTGATGCGCTGGGGCAGCGAGGGGCGGTTCTACGAAGCCTCGGGCGTGGGCGCGCAGCGGCGCGGACTGCTGGCACCGGTGCCGGGGTCGATTTCCTCGACCTTCGGGATGCGCCGCCACCCGATCCTCGGCTATACCCGGATGCACGCGGGGATGGACTTCAAGGCACGCTACGGCACGCCGATCGTTGCGGTGAGCGACGGGCGCGTGACCAGCGCCGGCCGCGCGGGCGGCTGCGGCATCGCGGTGCGGCTGGATCACGGCAGCGGGCTGTCGACGCGCTATTGCCACATGAGCCGCATGGCGGTGTCTCCTGGGATGCAGGTACGGCGCGGGCAGGTGATCGGCTATGTCGGATCGACCGGCCTGTCGACCGGCGCACACCTCCACTACGAGATGTATCGCGGCGGTCGCCCGATCAATCCGGCCAGCGTCGAATTCGTCAACCGCGCCGAATTGTCGGGCACCCAGCTGATCGATTTCCGCCGCCAGCTGATCCGCCTGAAGGAAATCGAGGTGGGCGCGGCGCTCAAGGATCTCGAAGCCCTGCCGAGCGAGGTCAAGGAACCGCTGCGCGAGATCGAAAAGGTCGATATGGTCGCACAGCGCAAGCGCACCGGCACCGCGCTGTAA
- a CDS encoding helicase-related protein, whose product MTFPPPSRPQDDSRVRAVLGSTNTGKTHLAIERMCGHSSGMMGFPLRLLAREVYDRVRAIKGDKQVALITGEERIEPPEARYFLCTAEAMPRTSGEVAFVALDEAQLGADPERGHIFTDRLLHARGRDETMILGSATLEPMVKALIPKAEITSRPRFSTLSHAGVCKLSRLPKRSAVVAFSVEQVYAMAEALRRFRGGAAVVMGALSPETRNKQVALFQSGEVDYIVATDAIGMGLNLDLDHVAFAALSKFDGRRKRRLTPSEMAQIAGRAGRHQRDGTFGTLSGTGKGDGEPLAFTDEEVYAIEEHTFAPLTHLFWREAEPRFDSLDTLIADLEARPDKPQLKAAPEAIDMAVLRRLAAEPIAESVRGAGSVRRFWEACSLPDFRSLGVEPHARFVARLWDDLQGGYLAADFVAARIAELDRMQGDIDTLQGRIAAIRSWAYICQRPDWVLARDEMAARARAVEAKLSDALHARLTERFVNRRTTLLMKSLGQDASALPVTLEPDGHLTVEGESIGRLEGFRFIVDPNAGVADRRMLLAAGEKALPALLESRAEWLLSQGIAELEIVGGAIRWQGRALAEIAFPGHPGAGHFGTPRLTLTRDVVLLPDAAKAKLEAGLAAWLDKQLEPLEPLRKLAEAARDPAAGSEARALVITLIEARGVISREDAGLEHLPKEMRPYLRKLGVTFGALDIFDAPLLKPAPRRLLHALGLDPRAVQEAMQPVLAEGSWAKGRLPAGYRYAGSQAIRVDLAEKIFRAAFEARGAVLAAHPKERNRPFRLDLALAVSVGLEAENARRLLGSAGFRCDRARALPEGAFGPPAPDRWFWRPRRPEEKDARRQQRGPERKDDRGPKRGSGKPGDKRKPPREGAQRGPRPAQTPPRPPVYTGPARAGGAFDKLADLLKR is encoded by the coding sequence GTGACCTTCCCCCCGCCTTCCCGCCCTCAGGATGATAGCCGCGTGCGCGCCGTGCTTGGCTCGACCAACACCGGCAAGACGCACCTGGCGATCGAGCGGATGTGCGGCCATTCCAGCGGCATGATGGGCTTCCCGCTGCGCCTGCTGGCGCGCGAGGTCTATGACCGGGTGCGCGCGATCAAGGGCGACAAGCAGGTCGCGCTGATTACCGGCGAGGAACGGATCGAACCGCCCGAGGCGCGCTATTTCCTCTGCACCGCCGAAGCGATGCCGCGCACCAGCGGCGAGGTCGCCTTCGTCGCGCTCGACGAGGCACAATTGGGCGCCGACCCCGAGCGCGGGCACATCTTCACCGACCGGCTGCTGCACGCACGGGGGCGTGACGAGACGATGATCCTCGGCTCGGCGACGCTCGAACCGATGGTCAAGGCGCTGATCCCCAAGGCCGAGATCACCAGCCGACCGCGCTTTTCGACGCTCAGCCACGCGGGCGTGTGCAAGCTTTCGCGCCTGCCCAAGCGCAGCGCCGTGGTCGCCTTCTCGGTCGAGCAGGTCTACGCCATGGCCGAAGCGCTGCGCCGGTTCCGCGGCGGGGCAGCGGTGGTGATGGGCGCGCTCTCGCCCGAAACCCGCAACAAGCAAGTCGCGCTCTTCCAGTCGGGCGAGGTCGATTACATCGTCGCCACCGATGCCATCGGCATGGGGCTGAACCTCGATCTCGATCATGTCGCCTTTGCCGCGCTCAGCAAGTTCGACGGACGCCGGAAGCGGCGGCTGACCCCGTCGGAAATGGCGCAGATCGCAGGCCGGGCAGGGCGGCACCAGCGCGACGGGACTTTCGGCACGCTGTCGGGCACCGGAAAGGGAGACGGGGAACCGCTCGCCTTCACCGACGAGGAAGTCTACGCGATCGAGGAACACACCTTCGCGCCGCTCACCCACCTGTTCTGGCGCGAGGCGGAGCCCCGCTTCGACAGTCTCGACACGCTGATCGCCGATCTGGAAGCGCGGCCCGACAAGCCGCAACTCAAAGCCGCGCCCGAAGCGATCGACATGGCGGTGCTGCGCAGGCTTGCAGCGGAACCCATCGCCGAAAGCGTGCGAGGGGCGGGCAGTGTCCGGCGGTTCTGGGAGGCCTGCTCGCTCCCCGACTTCCGCAGCCTCGGGGTGGAACCGCACGCGCGCTTCGTTGCGCGCTTGTGGGATGACCTACAGGGCGGCTATCTCGCCGCCGATTTTGTTGCCGCACGCATCGCCGAGCTTGACCGGATGCAGGGCGACATCGACACGCTGCAAGGGCGGATCGCGGCGATTCGCAGCTGGGCTTACATCTGCCAGCGGCCCGATTGGGTGCTGGCACGCGACGAAATGGCCGCGCGGGCCCGCGCGGTCGAGGCGAAGCTTTCGGATGCGCTGCACGCGCGGCTGACCGAACGCTTCGTCAACCGGAGGACGACACTCTTGATGAAATCGCTGGGACAGGATGCCAGTGCGCTGCCCGTCACACTTGAACCCGACGGCCATCTGACGGTGGAGGGCGAGAGCATCGGACGGCTTGAGGGCTTCCGCTTCATCGTCGATCCCAATGCGGGCGTCGCCGACCGGCGGATGCTGCTCGCGGCGGGCGAAAAGGCGCTGCCCGCGCTGCTCGAAAGCCGCGCCGAATGGCTGCTGTCGCAGGGCATTGCTGAGCTGGAAATCGTCGGCGGTGCGATCCGCTGGCAGGGTCGTGCGCTGGCCGAAATCGCCTTCCCCGGTCATCCGGGCGCAGGTCACTTCGGCACGCCGCGGCTGACGCTGACCCGCGATGTCGTGCTGTTGCCCGATGCGGCGAAGGCGAAGCTCGAGGCGGGCCTTGCCGCGTGGCTGGACAAGCAGCTCGAACCGCTCGAACCGCTGCGCAAGCTGGCCGAGGCGGCGCGCGATCCCGCTGCCGGATCGGAAGCGCGCGCGCTGGTCATCACCCTCATCGAAGCGCGCGGGGTGATCAGCCGCGAGGATGCCGGGCTCGAACACCTGCCCAAGGAAATGCGCCCCTATCTGCGCAAGCTGGGGGTGACTTTCGGTGCGCTCGACATTTTCGATGCGCCGCTGCTGAAGCCCGCACCGCGGCGCTTGCTGCACGCGCTGGGGCTTGATCCCCGCGCGGTGCAAGAGGCCATGCAGCCGGTGCTGGCCGAGGGTAGCTGGGCCAAGGGCCGCCTGCCCGCCGGATACCGCTATGCCGGCAGCCAGGCGATCCGCGTCGATCTGGCCGAGAAGATCTTCCGCGCCGCGTTTGAAGCGCGCGGGGCTGTGCTCGCCGCCCATCCCAAGGAGCGCAATCGCCCGTTCCGGCTCGATCTCGCGCTCGCGGTGTCGGTCGGGCTCGAGGCGGAGAACGCGCGGCGGCTGCTTGGCAGCGCAGGCTTCCGCTGCGACCGCGCCCGCGCCCTGCCCGAAGGCGCTTTCGGCCCGCCCGCACCCGATCGCTGGTTCTGGCGTCCGCGTCGTCCCGAAGAAAAAGACGCGCGGCGGCAACAGCGCGGGCCTGAACGCAAGGATGATCGCGGGCCAAAGCGGGGGTCAGGTAAGCCCGGCGACAAGCGCAAGCCCCCGCGTGAGGGCGCGCAGCGTGGCCCTAGACCCGCCCAGACCCCGCCTCGACCCCCGGTATACACCGGCCCGGCCCGCGCTGGCGGTGCCTTCGACAAGCTGGCGGACCTGCTCAAGCGATGA